From Selenomonas sp. AB3002, one genomic window encodes:
- a CDS encoding YegS/Rv2252/BmrU family lipid kinase translates to MRKFVLFYNPVSGSAAFKGKLDMMVEAFQRRGALLIPYRTKAGGNDGLIDFVRELQPDGLIAAGGDGTVHEAANLIMKGKLDLPLGIIGSGTSNDFATYLGINEDLEKYFDTIVEGRTRRCDLGLVGEEYFINVASAGMMTSIAHEVAPSLKNALGKNAYYLKGLGELARFHSWKLKVLADGQAHEVEAYLFVIINSSTVGSMKHVAEGVEVDDGLLDFLAIRKVGVPQLMAIGKDLIAGRPVSEMDAVLHLQAESFTVSTEEALESDLDGEVGPMLPLTVQAIKRAIEVYC, encoded by the coding sequence TTGCGTAAGTTCGTGCTTTTCTACAACCCCGTCAGCGGCAGCGCCGCCTTCAAGGGCAAGCTTGACATGATGGTAGAAGCCTTCCAGCGCCGGGGAGCCCTGCTGATTCCCTACCGCACCAAGGCGGGGGGCAATGACGGCCTGATAGATTTCGTGCGTGAGCTGCAGCCGGACGGCCTCATCGCTGCCGGCGGCGACGGCACAGTGCATGAAGCTGCCAACCTCATCATGAAGGGGAAGCTGGACCTGCCCCTGGGGATAATCGGCAGCGGCACTTCCAATGACTTTGCCACCTATCTGGGCATCAACGAGGATTTGGAAAAATACTTCGACACGATAGTTGAGGGCAGGACGCGTCGCTGCGACCTGGGCCTTGTAGGTGAGGAATACTTCATCAATGTGGCCAGCGCCGGCATGATGACCTCCATTGCCCATGAGGTGGCGCCAAGTCTCAAGAATGCCCTGGGCAAGAATGCCTATTATCTGAAAGGACTTGGTGAACTGGCCAGATTCCACAGCTGGAAGCTCAAGGTACTGGCAGACGGGCAGGCCCATGAAGTTGAGGCTTACCTTTTTGTCATCATCAACAGCTCTACGGTGGGCAGCATGAAGCATGTGGCTGAAGGCGTGGAGGTCGATGATGGGCTGCTTGACTTCCTGGCAATCAGGAAGGTCGGCGTGCCTCAGCTGATGGCAATAGGCAAAGATCTCATCGCAGGACGGCCTGTATCGGAAATGGATGCGGTGCTGCACTTGCAGGCTGAGAGCTTCACAGTCAGCACAGAGGAAGCCTTGGAGAGCGATCTGGACGGTGAAGTGGGGCCTATGTTGCCGTTGACAGTCCAGGCCATCAAGAGGGCTATAGAAGTTTATTGTTGA
- the dnaG gene encoding DNA primase: MGDGRLDEFVEQVRSRSDILQVVQSYVPLKRKGGRYWGCCPFHHEKTPSFSVVPDKGFFYCFGCHAGGNVFKFISLIENVTYFEAIKLQAEKLNIPMPERPRTPAEEARERELNALRKVNEMARDFFHNCLTKTGYGRPGLAYFAGRGISETVIEEFSLGFAPDSWDKLSSAFMKRGVKPELLLKAGLVSESQRGGGGVYDRFRGRVIIPIADERGRVVGFGGRVLDDSQPKYLNTQETVLFNKRKLLFGLNRSHRAIKEAGYAIVVEGYMDAISVFGAGVENVVASLGTAFTVDHAKKLMRYAKEIYFCYDSDEAGQQATIRALSIAARDTGAVVKVITVPDGKDPDEFIRKHGAEAFRALVKEAKPLVDYRISYVLSHVPYDTLEGKGRALQEIMPVLTGVSQALLGEYVKKLAQTLMIDEGLVLEELRRYRKAPVEMVEPERAPIRQAVREKDTAAKRAGRLVIRSAWQDPGIILHTLTVVPLEGIADPVQREVLSFLQDCATSGERPEDASLQGRLSEEAAAELSRALVEDLGGREEAEAYTDSLRSLRKAYLESRYLAHTEKAEAKMQAGDMTYLEELNEVKRIKDEMDGM; this comes from the coding sequence GTGGGTGACGGCAGGCTGGACGAATTCGTGGAGCAGGTGCGTTCCCGTTCGGACATCCTGCAGGTGGTACAGAGCTATGTGCCCTTGAAGCGCAAGGGCGGACGCTACTGGGGCTGCTGCCCCTTCCACCATGAGAAGACCCCCTCCTTTTCCGTGGTGCCGGACAAGGGATTCTTCTATTGCTTTGGCTGTCATGCAGGTGGCAATGTTTTCAAGTTCATATCCTTGATTGAGAACGTCACATATTTCGAGGCTATCAAGCTTCAGGCAGAAAAGCTGAATATCCCCATGCCGGAGCGGCCCAGGACTCCCGCTGAGGAGGCCAGGGAAAGGGAGCTAAATGCCCTTCGGAAAGTCAATGAGATGGCCCGGGATTTCTTCCACAACTGTCTCACCAAGACCGGTTATGGCAGGCCGGGGCTGGCTTATTTTGCGGGCCGCGGCATAAGTGAGACGGTGATAGAGGAGTTTTCCCTGGGCTTTGCCCCGGATTCCTGGGACAAGCTTTCCTCCGCTTTCATGAAGCGGGGGGTAAAACCGGAGCTGCTCCTCAAGGCAGGACTTGTGTCCGAAAGCCAGAGGGGGGGCGGAGGCGTCTACGACCGCTTCCGGGGCCGGGTCATTATCCCCATTGCCGATGAGCGGGGGCGGGTGGTTGGTTTCGGCGGCCGTGTGCTGGACGACAGCCAGCCCAAATACCTCAATACCCAGGAGACGGTGCTCTTCAACAAGAGAAAGCTGCTCTTTGGTCTCAACCGTTCACACAGGGCTATCAAGGAGGCAGGGTATGCCATAGTCGTGGAAGGCTATATGGATGCCATTTCCGTCTTTGGAGCCGGAGTGGAGAACGTGGTGGCCTCCCTGGGCACTGCTTTTACGGTGGACCATGCCAAAAAGCTCATGCGCTATGCGAAGGAAATTTATTTCTGCTACGATAGCGATGAAGCGGGACAGCAGGCTACCATACGGGCTCTTTCCATAGCAGCCAGGGACACGGGGGCGGTGGTGAAAGTCATCACCGTGCCGGATGGCAAGGACCCCGATGAGTTTATTAGGAAGCACGGGGCTGAGGCTTTCCGCGCCCTGGTGAAAGAGGCCAAGCCCTTGGTGGACTACCGCATTTCCTACGTGCTCTCCCATGTGCCCTACGACACGCTGGAGGGCAAGGGCAGGGCTCTGCAGGAAATCATGCCTGTGCTGACAGGCGTCAGCCAGGCCCTGTTGGGGGAGTACGTCAAGAAGCTGGCCCAGACTCTCATGATAGACGAAGGGCTGGTGCTGGAGGAGCTGCGCCGCTACAGGAAAGCTCCGGTGGAGATGGTGGAGCCGGAACGGGCTCCCATCAGGCAGGCTGTCCGGGAAAAGGACACCGCTGCCAAGAGGGCAGGCAGGCTGGTCATCAGGTCGGCCTGGCAGGACCCGGGGATAATTCTCCACACCCTGACGGTGGTGCCCCTGGAGGGCATAGCAGACCCTGTGCAGCGCGAAGTGCTGTCCTTCCTGCAGGACTGTGCCACTAGTGGAGAGCGTCCTGAGGATGCTTCCCTGCAGGGTCGCCTGTCAGAGGAGGCGGCAGCAGAACTCTCCCGCGCCCTGGTGGAAGACCTTGGGGGACGGGAGGAGGCCGAGGCCTATACGGATTCCCTGCGGAGTCTGAGAAAAGCCTATCTTGAATCCCGGTACCTGGCCCATACGGAGAAAGCCGAGGCAAAGATGCAGGCCGGGGACATGACATATCTTGAGGAACTGAATGAGGTTAAGAGAATCAAAGATGAAATGGATGGTATGTGA
- a CDS encoding DUF4931 domain-containing protein, which translates to MNIIDFDTRIGRQKPNSLLREEACPFCDREHLTDIIAEEDGMILLKNKYNVIVGADQFVLIEGRECQTDMPDYSREKMRHLISFGLHHWQKLMHSGRYEDVLFFKNFGPLSGGTIRHPHMQLVGFPKLDRSCLSLPEYFDGPLIAEKNGVSLRLSQKPRVGFWEINLQTERLYQTESVNTLADFIQLSVDYFMNHFSRRGQSYNIFFYHEGDKKIMVKILPRYATSPLYIGYGIRFRPTSLEEAEKEIRQLYFQDSKE; encoded by the coding sequence ATGAACATCATCGACTTCGACACCCGCATCGGCAGACAGAAACCCAACAGCCTCCTGCGTGAGGAAGCCTGCCCCTTCTGCGACCGGGAGCACCTGACGGACATCATAGCCGAAGAAGATGGCATGATTCTTTTGAAGAACAAATACAACGTCATCGTGGGCGCTGACCAGTTCGTCCTGATAGAAGGCCGGGAGTGCCAGACGGATATGCCGGACTACTCTCGGGAGAAAATGCGCCACCTCATCAGCTTCGGCCTCCATCACTGGCAAAAGCTGATGCACTCAGGCCGCTATGAAGACGTGCTGTTCTTCAAGAACTTCGGACCTCTCTCTGGCGGCACCATCCGCCACCCCCACATGCAGCTGGTGGGCTTTCCCAAACTGGACAGAAGCTGCCTCTCCCTGCCCGAGTACTTCGATGGTCCCCTGATCGCCGAGAAAAACGGCGTTTCCCTGCGCCTTTCCCAAAAACCCCGGGTAGGCTTCTGGGAAATCAACCTTCAGACAGAGCGCCTCTACCAGACCGAAAGCGTAAACACCCTGGCCGACTTCATCCAGCTCAGCGTTGACTACTTCATGAACCATTTCTCCCGCCGGGGCCAGAGTTACAACATCTTCTTCTACCACGAAGGAGACAAAAAAATCATGGTCAAAATTCTCCCCCGCTACGCCACCTCCCCCCTCTACATCGGCTACGGCATCCGCTTCCGCCCCACCAGCCTGGAGGAGGCCGAAAAAGAGATTCGGCAGCTTTACTTCCAAGACAGCAAAGAATAG
- a CDS encoding polysaccharide biosynthesis protein, with translation MNKQETNQEIESQEQEEKKSSKGESFLKGTFILTIAGFVVKVIGSLNWIFVSRILGGEGIGLYQMAFPIYFLAMTVSQAGVPVAISIITAERVALKDIYGAKRVFRISMGLMLATGLFFSFLTYFLADWLIEWQFIRDPRAYMSVVVLAPTVFFVTFLASSRGYLQGWQRMTPTAVSQIVEQIFRVITMILLASLLMPWGLDYAAAGASLGALAGAVTGLMVLVYFHIKLDRDIERDYGKVLTPPPGTEHESAGHIIKRIFQLSLPVSAASIMLPIVSNLDLMIVPQRLEVAGYSVGEATELFGYLTGMAVPLVNLSCLITASMAMSIVPAISEARALKQKDRVYSQTAASVRISNFVCFPAFVCVFVLATPISALIYNAPGAGPAVMISAVSIVLLGLHQVSTAILQGLGHPTIPMVNMVVAAGAKVLLNWHLTSIPWLGIMGAAWATAADMGVAALINLVFIYKFIGYKMEMGQLFKTIIAALVMAAATHVFYVQSMALLGSAIVATFGAVFFGCGVYIAVMLLIGGLREDDLVRIPMIGRFGIKFLRRIGVFKTKAE, from the coding sequence ATTAACAAGCAAGAAACGAATCAAGAGATAGAAAGCCAGGAGCAGGAGGAAAAGAAGAGCAGCAAGGGCGAGTCCTTCCTCAAGGGCACATTTATCCTGACCATTGCCGGGTTTGTGGTGAAGGTCATCGGCTCCCTGAACTGGATTTTCGTGTCCCGTATCCTGGGGGGCGAAGGTATCGGCCTTTATCAGATGGCTTTTCCCATCTACTTTCTGGCCATGACCGTGTCCCAGGCAGGCGTGCCGGTTGCTATTTCCATCATCACGGCGGAAAGGGTGGCCCTGAAGGACATCTACGGGGCCAAGCGGGTTTTCCGCATTTCCATGGGCCTTATGCTGGCCACGGGCCTGTTCTTCTCCTTCCTGACCTACTTCCTGGCAGACTGGCTCATCGAGTGGCAGTTTATCCGTGACCCCCGGGCCTATATGTCCGTGGTGGTGCTGGCACCTACGGTGTTCTTCGTGACTTTTCTGGCCAGCTCCAGAGGTTATCTGCAGGGCTGGCAGCGCATGACGCCTACGGCAGTGTCCCAGATTGTGGAGCAGATTTTCCGGGTCATCACCATGATCCTGTTGGCCAGCCTGCTCATGCCCTGGGGACTTGACTATGCAGCTGCTGGTGCCTCCTTGGGCGCTTTGGCAGGTGCGGTGACGGGCCTGATGGTTCTGGTGTATTTCCACATCAAGCTGGACCGGGACATTGAGAGGGACTACGGCAAGGTGCTCACGCCGCCTCCGGGCACAGAGCACGAGTCGGCAGGACACATCATCAAGCGCATTTTCCAGCTGTCCCTGCCGGTATCGGCAGCCAGCATCATGCTGCCTATTGTGTCTAACCTGGATCTGATGATTGTACCCCAGCGTCTGGAAGTGGCAGGCTATTCCGTGGGGGAGGCTACGGAGCTCTTCGGTTATCTCACAGGTATGGCCGTGCCGCTGGTGAACCTTTCCTGCCTGATTACGGCTTCCATGGCCATGAGCATTGTGCCGGCCATTTCTGAGGCCAGGGCCCTGAAGCAGAAGGACAGGGTCTACAGCCAGACGGCGGCTTCTGTGCGCATTTCCAACTTCGTCTGCTTCCCGGCTTTTGTCTGCGTGTTCGTGCTGGCTACGCCTATTTCAGCGTTGATTTACAATGCGCCGGGTGCGGGGCCGGCGGTGATGATTTCTGCTGTGAGCATCGTGCTCCTTGGTCTTCATCAGGTTTCCACGGCTATCTTGCAGGGCCTGGGGCATCCCACCATTCCCATGGTGAACATGGTGGTGGCAGCAGGGGCCAAGGTGTTGCTGAACTGGCACCTGACTTCCATTCCCTGGCTGGGCATCATGGGCGCGGCCTGGGCTACGGCGGCGGATATGGGTGTGGCTGCCCTCATCAACCTGGTGTTCATCTACAAGTTCATTGGCTATAAGATGGAAATGGGGCAGCTCTTCAAGACCATTATAGCGGCTTTGGTGATGGCGGCGGCTACCCATGTTTTCTACGTGCAGTCCATGGCTTTGCTGGGGTCAGCTATTGTAGCTACCTTTGGGGCCGTGTTCTTCGGCTGCGGCGTCTACATCGCTGTCATGCTGCTGATTGGTGGCCTGCGTGAAGATGATTTGGTGCGTATTCCCATGATTGGCCGTTTCGGCATCAAGTTCCTGCGGCGCATAGGTGTTTTCAAGACCAAGGCAGAGTAA
- a CDS encoding deoxyguanosinetriphosphate triphosphohydrolase, whose protein sequence is MNVREQTEAFEYEYLSPQAAKSREAERKEPMEECAFRTKFQRDRDRILHSKSFRRLKRKTQVYIVAGDHYRTRMTHSLEVSQISRTIARALRLNEDLTDAIALGHDVGHTPFGHAGEAAMAKLIGHFSHNEQSLRVVEFLERGGRGLNLTAETRDGILNHTGPNLPRTYEGRIVRTADRIAYLCHDYDDSIRAGLLKPGELPSEVTAHFGSDTSQMITSMVADMIETSLARGEIAQSEEVAHVMDVFRRFMFKHIYHSEALARERKQAVFVLQELFGYYMENFSELPDEFIEREARWGRQQTVVDYVAGLTDSYAVQLFKSIFVPPAEQMV, encoded by the coding sequence ATGAACGTTCGCGAGCAGACTGAGGCGTTTGAGTACGAGTACCTTTCTCCTCAGGCAGCCAAGAGCCGTGAGGCTGAGAGGAAGGAGCCCATGGAGGAGTGCGCTTTTCGCACCAAGTTCCAGCGGGACCGGGACAGGATACTTCATTCCAAGTCTTTCCGGCGCTTGAAGAGGAAAACCCAGGTCTATATCGTGGCGGGGGACCATTACCGCACCCGCATGACCCACAGCCTGGAAGTTTCCCAGATTTCCCGCACTATCGCCCGGGCTCTGCGGCTCAATGAAGATCTGACGGACGCCATTGCCCTGGGGCATGATGTGGGGCACACCCCCTTCGGCCATGCGGGAGAGGCGGCCATGGCCAAGCTCATAGGCCATTTCTCCCACAACGAGCAGAGCCTGCGGGTGGTGGAGTTTTTGGAGCGGGGGGGCAGGGGACTGAATCTCACTGCCGAAACCCGGGATGGCATACTGAACCACACGGGACCGAATCTGCCCAGGACTTATGAGGGCAGGATCGTGCGCACAGCTGACCGCATTGCCTACCTCTGCCATGATTATGATGACAGCATCAGGGCAGGGCTGCTGAAGCCGGGGGAACTTCCCTCGGAGGTCACAGCGCATTTTGGCTCAGATACCTCACAGATGATAACCAGCATGGTGGCGGATATGATTGAAACCTCCCTGGCCAGGGGCGAGATTGCCCAGTCTGAGGAAGTTGCCCATGTAATGGATGTGTTCCGCCGCTTCATGTTCAAGCATATCTACCATTCTGAGGCGCTGGCCCGGGAGCGGAAGCAGGCGGTGTTCGTGCTGCAGGAGCTTTTTGGCTATTATATGGAGAATTTCTCCGAGCTGCCTGATGAGTTCATCGAGCGGGAAGCCCGCTGGGGACGCCAGCAGACGGTGGTTGACTATGTGGCCGGTCTTACGGACAGCTATGCTGTGCAGCTCTTCAAGAGCATCTTTGTCCCTCCGGCGGAACAAATGGTTTAG